A segment of the uncultured Desulfobulbus sp. genome:
AGGATATCAGTGGTGATGTGCAAACGGGTGACTGGGGGAGGTTGAGCTATGGCACCGGGTATCGTTTATCCCTGGCCAGCGGCACGACCTTTTCGGACCAGAGCGAGGAGGTTTTCTCGCTTTTTGTCAGCGAGAATCTGTACCGCTCGGAGAGTCCCTGGTCGCTGACCTTTGGAGTGCGGGCAAATGCCAATTCCGCCTTTGACAATGTCCTCAATCCCGAGGTCAAGCTGATTTACCGGCAGCCAGACTGGAGCCTGAGCGCATCCTACAGCGGCAGTAACAATATTCCTTCGTTTTACCAGCGTTATAACCATACCAGTTCCACCATACCCAATCCTGATCTGGGCATGGAGACCGCGCAAAATTATTCCCTGGCGCTGGCCGTCAAGCTGCATCCGTCGCTCAGTCTGCGCACATCGCTTTTTTATAATCAGCTCAGTGATCGCATCACCTATGTGACCGGGAGCGATGGTGTAGGACAATATGAGAATTTTGGTGATGTCACCTACCGCGGGGGCGATCTGGCCTTTACCTGGCAACCCGATGAGGCCCTCAATTTCAAGCTGGGCTACACCTATCTTCGAGCCATTGACGAGGAGACCGGGTTGTATATTTCAGCCAAGGCAGATCATACCGCAACCTTTGACTGTACCTGGCAGCTGAGCGAGCAGTTCACCACGGTTTTTTCTTCCAAATACGTATCGGAGGTGTTTCGAGACCGCGCCAATACTCGGACGATCCCTGAATACTGGCTGGCGAACATTCGAGCAGAATACAAAATAGGTCGTTATGCGCTCTTTACTGAAATAGAAAACATCGAAAATACAACGTATTACTACGCGGATGGTTTGCTCGGCCCCAGCCGCAGCTGGATTGCTGGTATCAGTTGGAAGATGTGATGAAATGGTGGGTTGAAAAATCCCTGCCCACCGCTGGATGAAAAGCACGCACTGGAGAACTATCTATGAAACCCGTCTATCCCCTGGCAGCCATTGTTGGTCAGGACAACTTCAAACAGGCACTCCTGTTGGCGGCGGTGAACCCCGCTGTCGGTGGTTTGCTTGTCCGGGGAGAAAAGGGGACTGCCAAGTCCACCATGGTGCGGGCCTTAGCAGCCTTACTCCCCGCAATGGAGGTGGTGGAGGGATGTCTTAATAACTGTGACCCCCTTGAAGAATCTGTTCTTTGCCCGCAATGCAGTCATAGCTATCCGCAACTGAAGAAGACGACCACTCCTGTCCCCCTGGTTGATCTTCCCTTAAACGCAACAGAGGATAGGGTCAGTGGTGGCATCGATTTCCCTGCAACTCTGCGTGAGGGGAGAGTCATGGTCTCGGCCGGATTGCTGGCTCGCGCCCATCGTGGCCTGCTCTACATCGATGAGGTGAATCTGTTAGATGATCATATCGTCGATCTCATCCTTGATGCTGCTGCAAGTGGTCAAAACCGGATTGAGCGCGAGGGCATCTCTTATCAGCATCCTTCACGCTTCATTCTGGTAGGGACCATGAATCCTGAAGAGGGGGAACTGCGGCCCCAGTTGTTGGACCGTTTTGGCCTCTGTCTGGAGGTCGCCGGAGCGGAAGACCCGGAGGCAAGGGTCGAGTTGATGCTGCGTCGTGAGAGTTTTGACAGCGACCCTCAAGGGTTTATCGAGCAGTACCGAGAGGAAGGAGAACAACTGGCTCGTCGCATCATCAAAGGACGGGAGCAGTTACCCAGGGTTCGCATCGGTAAAGCACTGCGAGGTTTTATTGGTGAGCTCTGCCGCGAGAAAAACGTCGCCGGTCACCGGGCCGACCTGGTGATGGAACAGGCGGCGCGAGCTTTGGCTGCGCTTTTGGGCAAGAGCGAAGTCAGTGTCGAGCACATCAGTCAGGTGGCCCCCCTGGTGTTGCTGCACCGCACGCGAGATGCCGAGCCTCCACCGCCTCCGCCCCCACCTGAACCACCCGAGGCCGAGGACAACTCCGAGCAGGAAGAGCAGCAGGAGCAGGAGCCCCAGGAGCAACCCAAGGAAAATCCTGAGAGCCAGGAAGCACCACCTCCTCCTGAGCCCGAGGAAGGTGAAGAGGAACATAATCAGGAGCCCGAGCCCCAGGAACGTGACCAGGAAGGCAAGGACCAGGACGAGGGGCAGGACGCATCCTCAGCTCAGGACCAGGTGTTTGATATTGGTTCTACCTTTCAGGTTAAATCATTCACTGCGGCCAAAGACCGGGTGGTTCGTCGGGGCTCCGGACGGCGTTCCCGCAGCCGCATTTCGCAAAAACAGGGACGCTACGTCAAGTCCACCCTGCAGGATACCGGTGATTTTGCCCTGGATGCGACTCTAAGAGCCGCCGCTCCTTACCAGCAACAGCGAAGGTTGAACAGCGATCATCATCTTGCCGTACAGCTCAAATCCCAGGACATCCGTTCCAAGGTGCGAGAGAAAAGGGTGGGCAATTTTCTCCTGTTTGTCGTGGATGCCAGTGGCTCCATGGGAGCCCGGGGCCGTATGGCTGCCTCCAAGGGCGCAGTCATGTCGCTCTTGCTCGATGCCTACCAGAAGCGGGATAAGGTGGCCATGATCACCTTTCGCAGGGGGGAGGCCAACGTGAACCTGCCGCCAACCACCTCGGTAGATATGGCCGGGCGCCTGCTTGCAGAGATGCCGGTGGGAGGGCGTACCCCCCTCTCGGCGGGGCTTGCCAAGAGTCATGAGCAGGTGCGTAATTATCTGATTAAAAACCCGACGGCTCAGCCCATCGTCATCTTTATCACCGATGGGAAATGCAATGTGGCTCTGGGCGAGCGAAAACCCGTTGAAGAGTCGCTCTATCTGGCAGAGGCCCTTTCCAGGGATCAACGTATTCGCTCCATTGTCGTCGATACCGAAGAGGCTGGCCTGGTTACCTTTGGTCTGGCCCGGCGACTGGCCGGTGCCATGGAAGCCCAATATTTTAAAATAGATGACCTCAAGGCTGAGGCCCTAGTCAACATCGTGCGAGGACAACAACAATGAAAAATAGACCCATCTATCCGTTTACCGCCATCGTTGGTCAGGAAAAAATGAAACTGGCCCTGATGCTCAATGTCGTCAACCCTGGTCTCTCCGGA
Coding sequences within it:
- a CDS encoding TonB-dependent receptor plug domain-containing protein translates to MERIGASRSLGILLAAAAFLLLSGVGHCYEQNGAIVLTAKEIAQMKANKMADLLNHVPGVNAGETSVSIHGSSKVRVLVDGRPINDPTSSYGAVNWSVVDPDQVERIEIFRGKGGVRYGQDAGGGVILVTTKKIQAVHGSIKTYGGNHETGFASASVQGNHGYWSAEMGGEVETTQGFKVNNDKDRQRGSLKLAYTRDEDRGLNLGLDFVHVENGLSGQPDYPTPHSRKESSNTVISAQARGYGLTSSTFFNTGEQHSSDTSRGLDKRLRVNELGQDISGDVQTGDWGRLSYGTGYRLSLASGTTFSDQSEEVFSLFVSENLYRSESPWSLTFGVRANANSAFDNVLNPEVKLIYRQPDWSLSASYSGSNNIPSFYQRYNHTSSTIPNPDLGMETAQNYSLALAVKLHPSLSLRTSLFYNQLSDRITYVTGSDGVGQYENFGDVTYRGGDLAFTWQPDEALNFKLGYTYLRAIDEETGLYISAKADHTATFDCTWQLSEQFTTVFSSKYVSEVFRDRANTRTIPEYWLANIRAEYKIGRYALFTEIENIENTTYYYADGLLGPSRSWIAGISWKM
- a CDS encoding putative cobaltochelatase — protein: MKPVYPLAAIVGQDNFKQALLLAAVNPAVGGLLVRGEKGTAKSTMVRALAALLPAMEVVEGCLNNCDPLEESVLCPQCSHSYPQLKKTTTPVPLVDLPLNATEDRVSGGIDFPATLREGRVMVSAGLLARAHRGLLYIDEVNLLDDHIVDLILDAAASGQNRIEREGISYQHPSRFILVGTMNPEEGELRPQLLDRFGLCLEVAGAEDPEARVELMLRRESFDSDPQGFIEQYREEGEQLARRIIKGREQLPRVRIGKALRGFIGELCREKNVAGHRADLVMEQAARALAALLGKSEVSVEHISQVAPLVLLHRTRDAEPPPPPPPPEPPEAEDNSEQEEQQEQEPQEQPKENPESQEAPPPPEPEEGEEEHNQEPEPQERDQEGKDQDEGQDASSAQDQVFDIGSTFQVKSFTAAKDRVVRRGSGRRSRSRISQKQGRYVKSTLQDTGDFALDATLRAAAPYQQQRRLNSDHHLAVQLKSQDIRSKVREKRVGNFLLFVVDASGSMGARGRMAASKGAVMSLLLDAYQKRDKVAMITFRRGEANVNLPPTTSVDMAGRLLAEMPVGGRTPLSAGLAKSHEQVRNYLIKNPTAQPIVIFITDGKCNVALGERKPVEESLYLAEALSRDQRIRSIVVDTEEAGLVTFGLARRLAGAMEAQYFKIDDLKAEALVNIVRGQQQ